In Dermatophilus congolensis, a genomic segment contains:
- the atpB gene encoding F0F1 ATP synthase subunit A, protein MSFTSAAFAGALTASGSEFVAPSTGDFWTPLIGDGAFAFTRPMLVSLVAVAIIATFLFLGARRAAVVPTKSQFLVEFIYDFVRNGIARDMIGSKHFLRFLPLLLALFTFILANNLAGVIPFLQNPPTGRIAFPLALVLVVYLAYHYVGLKQHGVGGYLKTMVPGGLPAWIVPFIFLIEFVTKFLIQPMTLTLRLFGNMLAGHMTLVLFILGGEFLLFSAPGALKAAGIAAYGGAFLMTCFEMLIQFLQAYVFTLLTASYISSSLEEAH, encoded by the coding sequence GTGAGCTTCACCAGCGCGGCCTTCGCCGGAGCCCTCACCGCTTCCGGCAGCGAGTTCGTGGCACCCTCCACCGGTGACTTCTGGACCCCACTCATCGGCGACGGTGCATTCGCTTTCACCCGCCCCATGCTGGTGTCCCTCGTGGCAGTTGCCATCATCGCCACGTTCTTGTTCCTCGGTGCCCGCCGCGCAGCGGTCGTGCCCACCAAATCCCAGTTCCTCGTCGAATTCATTTACGACTTTGTTCGTAACGGCATCGCACGCGACATGATTGGCAGCAAACACTTCCTACGTTTCCTGCCGCTGCTGCTGGCCTTGTTCACCTTCATCCTGGCCAACAACCTTGCTGGCGTGATCCCGTTCTTGCAAAACCCGCCCACTGGCCGAATCGCCTTCCCGCTTGCCCTTGTTCTAGTGGTGTACCTGGCTTACCACTACGTCGGCCTCAAACAGCATGGCGTTGGCGGCTACCTCAAAACCATGGTCCCCGGTGGCCTTCCCGCCTGGATCGTGCCTTTCATCTTCCTCATCGAATTCGTCACCAAGTTCCTCATCCAGCCGATGACTCTCACCCTGCGACTTTTCGGCAACATGCTTGCCGGTCACATGACTCTGGTGCTGTTCATTCTCGGCGGTGAATTCCTCCTCTTCAGCGCCCCCGGAGCTCTCAAAGCCGCAGGCATTGCTGCATACGGCGGAGCCTTCCTCATGACCTGCTTCGAGATGCTGATCCAGTTCCTGCAGGCCTACGTATTCACCTTGCTCACTGCTTCCTACATCTCAAGCTCTCTCGAAGAAGCACACTGA
- a CDS encoding ATP synthase F0 subunit C, translated as MTGSLSLVGYGISTLGPALAIGLIFAALINGVARQPEAKSVLQPLAILGFAVAEALAILGFVLVFILR; from the coding sequence ATGACCGGCTCCCTTTCCCTAGTTGGCTACGGCATCTCGACGCTGGGCCCGGCCCTCGCGATCGGCCTCATCTTCGCTGCCCTCATCAACGGTGTGGCCCGTCAGCCTGAGGCCAAGAGCGTCCTCCAGCCGCTGGCCATCCTGGGCTTCGCTGTCGCCGAGGCACTCGCCATCCTGGGCTTCGTTCTCGTCTTCATCCTCCGCTGA
- a CDS encoding F0F1 ATP synthase subunit B produces the protein MSNLAAAIPAAAGGGGNHGLGMPILPHLGELIFGCVFFAVFLIFIIKYVVPKMETAYTQRVDAIQGDMSRAEKSLAEAEALKAEYQRMMEDARHEANQMRERGREEGAAIVAEMRAQASAEAERIIESARRQVEAERASAMAELKNDVGRISTDLAGRIVGESLQDDARRNGVIERFLQQLEDGTLQRETSTMDWAGR, from the coding sequence ATGTCGAACCTCGCGGCCGCCATTCCCGCCGCAGCGGGCGGTGGCGGCAACCACGGCTTAGGCATGCCGATTCTCCCTCACCTTGGTGAGTTGATTTTCGGCTGTGTCTTCTTCGCCGTCTTCCTTATCTTCATTATCAAGTACGTCGTTCCCAAGATGGAGACCGCCTACACACAGCGTGTGGACGCCATTCAAGGCGACATGAGCCGTGCGGAGAAATCCCTCGCCGAGGCGGAAGCTCTTAAGGCCGAGTACCAGCGGATGATGGAAGACGCCCGCCACGAAGCAAACCAAATGCGCGAACGCGGCCGTGAAGAAGGTGCTGCAATCGTTGCCGAGATGCGGGCCCAGGCCAGCGCTGAAGCCGAGCGCATCATTGAATCTGCCCGTCGTCAGGTTGAAGCCGAACGCGCAAGCGCCATGGCTGAACTGAAAAACGACGTCGGGCGAATCTCCACCGATCTGGCAGGTCGCATCGTCGGCGAGTCCCTTCAGGACGACGCTCGACGCAACGGTGTCATCGAGCGGTTCCTGCAACAGCTCGAAGACGGCACCTTGCAGCGTGAGACCTCCACGATGGACTGGGCAGGTCGCTGA
- a CDS encoding F0F1 ATP synthase subunit delta, translating to MDGAPRSAWQSAVETLAGYQRAGGPDLRSLAGELFSVSELLADNAKLRMALTDRSRDAWSKRELARRLFGGRLSEPALAVVEAAVSGHWKESYNLITGMERLGGDCVLAAAQTEGNLDQIERELIAVEEKFRQDHQIGAALSGDRGDKRAKAELVARLLAGKVLPDTVWIAQRPVLNPRGYDYATVIRRYLSLAAKRRQAVTAVVTTRTLLPQTVVSRLQTGLSKMYGTTIFVTQVEDPQLLGGLRIQVGDEVIDGTIERRLADVSRTLSVS from the coding sequence ATGGATGGTGCACCCCGCTCGGCATGGCAGAGCGCGGTCGAGACACTCGCCGGTTACCAGCGGGCCGGAGGTCCTGACCTCCGTTCCCTGGCCGGAGAGCTGTTCTCGGTCTCGGAACTTCTTGCCGACAACGCCAAACTACGAATGGCTCTCACGGATCGCTCACGCGATGCGTGGTCCAAGCGTGAACTGGCACGTCGTCTTTTCGGTGGGCGACTCAGCGAACCTGCTTTGGCTGTTGTCGAGGCCGCCGTCTCTGGGCACTGGAAAGAGTCCTACAACCTCATAACCGGTATGGAACGCCTCGGTGGCGACTGCGTCTTGGCCGCAGCGCAAACCGAAGGAAACCTTGACCAGATAGAGCGCGAGCTCATCGCCGTCGAGGAAAAGTTCCGTCAGGACCACCAGATCGGTGCAGCGCTCTCTGGGGATCGCGGAGACAAGCGCGCTAAAGCAGAACTCGTGGCGCGCCTGCTGGCCGGAAAAGTTCTGCCCGACACTGTCTGGATCGCCCAGCGCCCCGTGCTTAACCCCCGCGGGTACGACTATGCGACGGTCATTCGGCGCTACCTCAGCCTCGCGGCTAAACGACGACAGGCAGTCACCGCTGTCGTCACCACACGTACATTGCTCCCACAAACAGTCGTCAGCCGGCTGCAAACGGGCCTGAGCAAAATGTACGGAACCACCATTTTCGTCACCCAGGTCGAGGACCCCCAGCTGCTCGGCGGTCTTCGTATTCAGGTCGGCGACGAAGTCATCGACGGCACGATCGAGCGTCGACTGGCCGATGTCAGCCGCACCTTGAGTGTGTCCTGA
- the atpA gene encoding F0F1 ATP synthase subunit alpha, whose amino-acid sequence MAELMIRPEEIRDALDQFVQSYEPDGASREEVGRVTDAGDGIAHVEGLPSAMTNELLRFEDGTLGLALNLDRHEIGVVVLGDFSGIEEGQAVHRTGEVLSVPVGDNYLGRVVDPLGRPVDGLGEIKAEGRRELELQAPNVMSRKSVHEPLQTGIKAVDAMVPIGRGQRQLIIGDRQTGKTTVAVDAILNQKANWESGDPNKQVRCIYVAIGQKGSTIASVRGTLEEAGALEYTTIVAAPASESAGFKYLAPYTGSAIGQHWMYGGKHVLIVFDDLSKQAEAYRAVSLLLRRPPGREAYPGDVFYLHSRLLERCAKLSDELGAGSMTGLPIIETKAGDVSAYIPTNVISITDGQIYLQADLFNADVRPAIDVGVSVSRVGGAAQIKAMKSVSGRLKIDLAQFRAMEAFAMFASDLDAASRAQLDRGARLVELLKQPQSSPLPVELQVVSVWAGTTGKLDKVEVSDVRRYEAEFHEFLQRNHQAVLNGIVETGKLDDAAIDALETAVKEFDNQFQAGSGGAITPGSVAEDVDALSDEQMDQETIRRG is encoded by the coding sequence ATGGCGGAGCTCATGATCCGTCCGGAGGAAATCCGGGACGCCCTCGACCAGTTCGTCCAGTCATACGAGCCCGATGGGGCCTCCCGCGAGGAGGTCGGACGCGTCACCGACGCCGGTGACGGCATCGCACACGTCGAGGGCCTGCCCTCAGCGATGACGAACGAGTTGCTGCGCTTCGAGGACGGAACCCTGGGCCTGGCCCTGAACCTCGACCGCCACGAAATTGGTGTGGTCGTTCTGGGTGATTTCTCCGGCATCGAAGAAGGACAGGCAGTGCACCGCACCGGAGAAGTTCTCTCCGTGCCTGTCGGCGACAACTACCTCGGCCGCGTGGTGGATCCCCTGGGTCGCCCGGTAGACGGTCTTGGCGAAATCAAGGCAGAAGGGCGCCGCGAGCTTGAACTCCAGGCTCCTAACGTGATGTCGCGTAAGAGCGTTCACGAGCCACTACAAACCGGTATCAAAGCCGTTGACGCGATGGTGCCGATTGGTCGTGGCCAGCGCCAGCTCATCATCGGTGACCGTCAAACTGGTAAAACCACTGTTGCCGTTGACGCAATCCTGAACCAGAAAGCCAACTGGGAATCGGGAGACCCCAACAAACAGGTCCGATGCATCTACGTCGCTATCGGTCAAAAGGGCTCCACGATCGCCTCGGTGCGCGGCACCCTCGAAGAGGCCGGCGCTTTGGAGTACACCACCATCGTCGCCGCCCCCGCTTCTGAGTCCGCTGGCTTCAAGTACCTGGCTCCCTACACTGGTTCGGCCATCGGTCAGCACTGGATGTACGGCGGAAAACACGTCCTCATCGTCTTCGATGACCTGTCCAAGCAGGCCGAGGCTTACCGTGCAGTGTCGCTACTGTTGCGCCGCCCGCCGGGCCGCGAAGCCTACCCCGGTGACGTTTTCTACCTGCACTCTCGCCTGCTTGAGCGTTGTGCCAAGCTCTCCGACGAGCTTGGAGCTGGTTCGATGACGGGACTACCCATCATCGAAACTAAAGCCGGTGACGTCTCCGCGTACATCCCCACCAACGTCATTTCCATCACCGACGGCCAGATCTACCTGCAGGCCGACCTCTTCAACGCCGACGTACGCCCGGCTATCGACGTGGGTGTCTCCGTCTCCCGTGTTGGTGGTGCCGCGCAGATCAAGGCAATGAAGTCGGTCTCCGGGCGCCTCAAGATCGACCTGGCCCAGTTCCGCGCCATGGAAGCATTCGCCATGTTCGCCTCCGACCTCGACGCAGCCTCCCGAGCTCAGCTTGACCGCGGCGCCCGCCTGGTTGAACTGCTCAAGCAGCCACAAAGCTCCCCGCTGCCCGTCGAACTACAGGTTGTGTCGGTCTGGGCTGGCACCACCGGAAAGCTCGACAAAGTCGAGGTTTCCGACGTGCGCCGCTACGAGGCTGAATTCCACGAGTTCCTCCAACGCAACCACCAGGCAGTCCTCAATGGCATCGTCGAAACCGGCAAACTCGACGACGCCGCAATCGACGCCCTCGAGACCGCAGTGAAGGAATTCGACAACCAATTCCAGGCCGGTAGCGGAGGAGCAATCACTCCCGGCTCAGTTGCCGAGGACGTTGACGCCCTCAGCGACGAGCAAATGGACCAGGAGACGATCCGACGCGGCTGA
- a CDS encoding F0F1 ATP synthase subunit gamma — protein MGAQIREYRSRIRSVTATKKITKAMELMASSRLGKARRRVEATTPYADAITKALAAVTRHSDVDHPLTRVVTNPRRAAVLVVTSDRGLAGAYSANVLKATERLVERLNQQGIEVSAFLYGRKAIQYFSFRSREFVNSWEGNTDAPVYETAVEISDTLLDGFLTDSQPFDEVHVVYTRFNSMVSQEVRARRVLPLAVVDAEHEHEKMHSLFEFEPSADEVLDAVLPQYVRHRIYNCLLQAAASELANRQRAMKSATDNAEELIKTYTRLANQARQAEITQEITEIVGGADALADA, from the coding sequence ATGGGAGCGCAGATCCGGGAGTACCGGAGCCGCATCCGCTCCGTCACTGCGACGAAGAAGATCACGAAAGCCATGGAGCTCATGGCTTCGTCCCGACTGGGTAAAGCCCGTCGACGCGTCGAAGCCACCACTCCCTACGCCGACGCGATCACCAAAGCACTTGCTGCGGTTACACGACATTCGGACGTCGATCACCCCCTCACCCGCGTGGTAACCAACCCTCGCCGGGCAGCGGTTCTGGTCGTCACCAGTGACCGAGGACTAGCAGGTGCGTACTCGGCCAACGTCCTCAAAGCAACAGAGCGACTCGTCGAACGCCTCAACCAGCAAGGCATCGAAGTTTCAGCGTTCCTTTATGGACGCAAAGCAATCCAGTACTTCTCCTTCCGTTCACGCGAGTTCGTCAACTCCTGGGAAGGAAACACGGATGCGCCGGTCTACGAGACCGCCGTAGAGATCTCCGACACCCTGCTTGATGGCTTCCTTACCGACAGCCAACCCTTCGACGAGGTCCACGTGGTCTACACGCGGTTCAACTCGATGGTTTCCCAAGAGGTCCGCGCCCGCCGCGTGCTACCCCTGGCTGTCGTCGATGCCGAGCACGAACACGAGAAAATGCACTCGCTGTTCGAGTTCGAACCAAGCGCAGACGAAGTCCTCGACGCCGTACTACCCCAGTACGTACGTCACCGCATCTACAACTGCCTGCTCCAGGCGGCCGCATCCGAACTGGCCAACAGGCAACGAGCCATGAAATCGGCAACTGACAACGCCGAAGAGCTCATCAAGACCTACACCCGGCTGGCGAACCAAGCTCGCCAGGCCGAGATCACCCAGGAGATCACCGAGATCGTGGGCGGCGCGGACGCGCTCGCGGACGCGTGA
- the atpD gene encoding F0F1 ATP synthase subunit beta, with protein MSTAFVEESSQDANAPGTGRLVRVIGPVVDVEFPEDSMPEMYNLLYSEVTLSEGERRINFEVAQFIGDNVVRAVALQPTDGLVRGQKVIDTGDSIQVPVGNATLGHVFNVTGDCLDLPEGEKLEVGETWGIHRKAPAFDQLESKTQMFQTGIKVIDLLTPYVQGGKIGLFGGAGVGKTVLIQEMIARVARDHGGVSVFAGVGERTREGNDLIVEMEEAGVLGQTALVFGQMDEPPGTRLRIALSGLTMAEYFRDVQNQDVLLFIDNIFRFTQAGSEVSTLLGRMPSAVGYQPTLADEMGVLQERITSTRGHSITSMQAIYVPADDYTDPAPATTFAHLDATTELSREIASLGIYPAVDPLTSTSRILDPRYISKAHYDTAVRVKGILQKNKELQDIIAILGMDELSEEDKIVVNRARRIQRFLSQNTYVAKQFTGIEGSTVPLDETIDAFTRICDGEYDHVPEQAFFMCGGLDDVERQAAELAKK; from the coding sequence ATGTCAACTGCGTTCGTCGAGGAGTCCAGCCAGGACGCCAACGCGCCCGGCACAGGACGGCTTGTCCGCGTCATCGGCCCCGTCGTCGACGTCGAGTTCCCCGAGGACTCGATGCCAGAGATGTACAACTTGCTTTACAGCGAGGTGACCCTCTCCGAAGGAGAGCGTCGCATCAACTTCGAGGTCGCCCAATTCATCGGCGACAACGTCGTTCGTGCCGTCGCTTTGCAACCAACCGACGGTCTTGTCCGTGGCCAGAAAGTGATCGACACAGGCGACTCCATCCAGGTCCCGGTAGGTAACGCCACTCTTGGTCACGTCTTCAACGTGACCGGTGACTGCCTTGACCTTCCCGAAGGAGAAAAGCTCGAGGTCGGTGAAACCTGGGGCATTCACCGCAAGGCTCCCGCATTCGATCAGCTCGAATCCAAAACCCAGATGTTCCAGACGGGTATTAAGGTCATCGACCTGCTCACCCCGTATGTGCAGGGTGGAAAGATTGGTCTGTTCGGTGGTGCCGGTGTTGGTAAGACCGTTCTGATTCAGGAAATGATTGCTCGTGTGGCCCGCGACCACGGTGGTGTATCCGTGTTCGCAGGTGTTGGTGAGCGTACCCGTGAAGGTAACGACCTCATCGTCGAAATGGAAGAAGCTGGCGTTCTCGGGCAGACCGCGCTCGTGTTCGGCCAGATGGACGAGCCCCCAGGCACCCGTCTGCGCATCGCCCTGTCTGGCCTCACAATGGCCGAGTACTTCCGTGACGTGCAGAACCAGGACGTGCTGCTGTTCATCGACAACATCTTCCGGTTCACGCAGGCCGGTTCCGAGGTTTCTACGCTGCTGGGTCGTATGCCCTCGGCCGTGGGATACCAGCCGACGCTGGCCGACGAAATGGGTGTGCTCCAAGAGCGCATCACCTCCACACGCGGCCACTCCATTACCTCGATGCAGGCCATCTACGTGCCCGCCGACGACTACACCGACCCAGCTCCGGCCACGACGTTCGCTCACCTGGACGCCACTACCGAGCTGAGCCGTGAAATCGCCTCCCTGGGTATCTACCCCGCAGTGGACCCGCTGACCTCCACGAGCCGTATTCTCGACCCGCGGTACATCAGCAAGGCCCACTACGACACCGCCGTGCGCGTTAAGGGAATCCTGCAGAAGAACAAGGAACTCCAAGACATCATCGCCATCCTCGGTATGGACGAACTCTCCGAGGAAGACAAGATCGTCGTCAACCGCGCCCGCCGCATCCAGCGCTTCCTGTCGCAAAACACCTACGTTGCCAAGCAGTTCACCGGCATCGAAGGATCGACAGTTCCGCTGGACGAAACCATCGACGCATTCACACGCATCTGTGACGGTGAGTACGACCACGTCCCAGAGCAAGCGTTCTTCATGTGTGGTGGCCTCGACGACGTCGAGCGCCAGGCCGCAGAACTCGCTAAGAAGTAA
- a CDS encoding malectin domain-containing carbohydrate-binding protein yields the protein MFTQIRIASSRIAGRATIATASALLLAPAFVAAAAVPNTAPTTGKTSTTQNTAARPRSVFAVRASSHPSAVRDASGKLWERMPLTFGTTQRSRVTVTSVPSPRERIAYQSLANNATGYQLPVPNGTYRVRLMFVEPSAAPGERVFDITAENRKVANRFDIARVAGRNRGYDLNITTRVTDGLLNIKFTSRSAKKPVISAVTVTSRGKVATPSNTRVVKLNARSPFYTPIDKAPLAANSEQSIAHLASQVRDNWGGTAATNAYEFNGAVNIATPQTPRIRVGFHNCQKKPSTPAGLYDGPKYFVNVPVPANATAARGSDGEMSIYSPATDQLWEFWQMRRGTSGWEACWGGRIDKVSSNIGQFAFPYGVSASGLAMAPGLIGIDEARRGTINHAMYLAVLDSHRWDKFSWPANRSDGISTNPNALMEGQRIRLDPTINLNDYNLTPFGRMVAEAAQKYGFIISDRSGAVAVATQDGRAEQARTGINPWGTLLGGPAYSALKNFPWDKMQALPKDYGKN from the coding sequence TTGTTTACACAGATCCGCATCGCAAGCTCACGTATCGCCGGCCGTGCAACGATAGCTACCGCATCCGCGCTGCTTTTGGCCCCCGCCTTCGTGGCAGCCGCCGCGGTTCCCAACACAGCCCCCACCACTGGCAAAACCTCCACCACCCAAAACACGGCAGCCCGGCCCCGCAGCGTCTTTGCCGTACGGGCCTCCTCACACCCCAGCGCAGTACGCGACGCATCCGGCAAACTCTGGGAACGCATGCCACTGACCTTCGGCACAACACAACGCTCCCGTGTCACTGTCACCTCCGTGCCCTCACCCCGCGAACGCATCGCTTACCAGTCCCTGGCCAACAACGCCACGGGCTATCAACTGCCCGTACCCAACGGCACCTACCGGGTCCGGCTCATGTTCGTTGAACCTTCCGCAGCCCCCGGCGAACGCGTCTTCGACATCACCGCCGAAAACCGCAAGGTCGCAAACCGATTCGACATCGCTCGTGTTGCTGGACGCAACCGCGGCTACGACCTCAACATCACCACCCGCGTCACCGACGGCCTCCTCAACATTAAATTCACCTCTCGCAGCGCCAAAAAACCCGTCATCAGTGCCGTCACTGTCACCTCCCGCGGCAAAGTCGCCACCCCCAGCAACACTCGCGTCGTCAAACTCAACGCGCGCTCACCCTTCTACACCCCTATCGACAAAGCACCACTGGCCGCGAACTCCGAGCAGTCCATCGCGCACCTTGCCAGCCAAGTGCGCGACAACTGGGGCGGAACCGCAGCTACTAACGCCTACGAATTCAACGGCGCAGTCAACATCGCCACCCCCCAAACCCCCCGCATCCGCGTGGGATTCCACAACTGCCAGAAAAAACCCTCCACTCCCGCAGGTCTCTACGACGGCCCCAAATACTTCGTCAATGTTCCCGTTCCAGCCAATGCCACCGCAGCACGCGGCAGCGACGGTGAAATGAGCATCTACAGCCCCGCCACCGATCAACTCTGGGAGTTCTGGCAGATGCGTCGCGGCACTAGCGGATGGGAAGCATGCTGGGGCGGGCGCATCGACAAAGTATCTAGCAATATCGGTCAATTCGCCTTCCCCTACGGCGTTAGCGCTTCTGGATTAGCCATGGCCCCCGGCCTCATCGGTATCGACGAAGCACGCCGAGGCACCATCAACCACGCCATGTACCTGGCTGTTCTCGACAGCCATCGCTGGGATAAATTCTCTTGGCCCGCCAACAGATCAGACGGTATCTCCACCAATCCCAACGCCCTCATGGAAGGGCAACGCATCCGCCTAGACCCCACCATCAACCTCAACGACTACAACCTCACCCCCTTCGGGAGAATGGTCGCCGAAGCTGCACAAAAATACGGCTTCATCATCTCCGACAGATCCGGAGCCGTTGCCGTCGCGACCCAAGACGGCCGAGCCGAACAAGCCCGCACCGGCATCAACCCCTGGGGAACCCTGCTAGGCGGTCCCGCCTACAGCGCACTGAAAAACTTCCCCTGGGACAAAATGCAAGCCCTTCCCAAGGACTACGGCAAGAACTGA
- a CDS encoding malectin domain-containing carbohydrate-binding protein, producing the protein MPAYSTPARTAIALALAGTIASAAVTPGHATQYAAAPAATATATNTIRLAARTTSRVDPAGNTWKPLYALRGTPNYRVTPASQAISNTNDPDLYRYEVYGLTGTTIPLSTAGRYNVTIATAEPYWKAKGKRVFDITAEGVTVVDDLDIYATAGYSTAHNVTFTTTVTDGALDLKFLASVDKAIIAGITITPTTTPSTDTTAHNSFTSRMVASPTPVTDKSGNVWSRWSATLGTNRVDRGLRGIDIKGTDDDEIYRTYVQNPRGYALNVPGKGRYKVRLAMVENTYWNKGGRVFDVLAEDTPVVKDIDITAAVGPRAAYDVTFETNVTDGILDLIFRATAGTPTISAIEVTNVTPLNTTSTTNHPGLPFPLYPNSVYATDISTAPLAPNAHAVGTYIAHQAATRYDGYAGFNNREFATAMHIATADTPRTDVIHACATDWGVPPNLFDGDSHFRSVPIPVNALPAAGSDGEMSIYDPATDQLWEFWKMSRDSKNQWQACWGGRIDNFSTKEAIFPTGFGASASGMAISPGMITLDDIRRGRIDHAIALAVPHPSGLGHSWPANRTDGTSTDPNAPYEGQRLRLPANLDLDKYNLTPTGRMIAEAAQKYGFIVTDNAGAVSVTAESSRVVTAQTGRDPWSAYLGSDAWSTMRDFPWTELEALPINYGKR; encoded by the coding sequence ATGCCTGCCTACAGCACACCAGCACGCACAGCCATCGCTCTGGCACTTGCTGGAACTATTGCCTCCGCAGCGGTAACCCCAGGTCACGCCACCCAATACGCCGCAGCACCCGCAGCTACCGCAACGGCCACTAACACCATTCGATTGGCTGCACGCACCACCTCACGCGTCGATCCAGCGGGAAACACCTGGAAACCCTTATATGCACTTCGCGGAACGCCCAACTACCGCGTCACCCCCGCTAGCCAGGCCATCAGTAACACCAATGACCCGGACCTCTACCGCTACGAGGTCTACGGCCTGACCGGCACCACAATTCCTTTGTCCACCGCTGGCCGCTACAACGTGACGATCGCCACCGCAGAGCCCTACTGGAAAGCAAAAGGCAAACGCGTTTTCGACATCACAGCCGAGGGTGTCACCGTCGTTGACGACCTGGACATCTACGCCACAGCCGGCTACTCCACCGCCCACAACGTCACCTTCACCACCACCGTCACTGACGGTGCACTCGATCTGAAATTCCTCGCCAGCGTTGATAAAGCCATCATCGCCGGAATCACCATCACACCCACAACAACGCCGTCTACCGACACCACAGCACACAACTCATTCACCTCACGCATGGTGGCTTCACCTACACCAGTCACCGACAAATCCGGCAACGTCTGGAGCCGCTGGTCAGCCACACTCGGAACGAATCGCGTTGACCGTGGGCTGCGCGGCATTGACATCAAAGGCACCGACGATGATGAGATCTACCGCACCTATGTACAGAACCCCCGCGGATACGCCCTCAATGTTCCAGGCAAAGGCCGCTACAAAGTACGCCTCGCTATGGTCGAAAACACCTATTGGAATAAAGGCGGCCGTGTCTTCGACGTCCTCGCCGAAGACACCCCCGTGGTCAAAGACATCGACATCACTGCTGCAGTCGGCCCCCGCGCCGCCTACGACGTCACCTTCGAGACCAACGTCACCGACGGCATCCTCGACCTCATCTTCCGCGCCACCGCCGGAACCCCCACCATCAGCGCCATCGAAGTCACTAACGTAACCCCCCTCAACACCACCTCAACCACCAACCACCCAGGACTACCTTTCCCTCTTTACCCCAACTCCGTCTACGCCACTGATATCAGCACTGCCCCCCTGGCCCCTAACGCCCACGCTGTCGGCACTTATATCGCCCACCAAGCAGCTACCCGATACGACGGCTACGCCGGATTCAATAACCGTGAATTTGCCACCGCCATGCACATCGCCACCGCCGACACCCCCCGCACCGACGTCATTCACGCCTGCGCCACCGACTGGGGAGTACCACCCAATCTTTTCGACGGAGACTCCCATTTCCGCTCCGTCCCCATCCCCGTTAACGCTCTGCCGGCGGCCGGCTCCGACGGAGAAATGAGCATCTACGACCCAGCCACCGACCAGCTCTGGGAATTCTGGAAAATGTCTCGAGACAGCAAAAACCAGTGGCAAGCATGTTGGGGAGGCCGCATCGACAATTTCTCCACCAAAGAAGCTATTTTCCCCACTGGATTCGGAGCTTCAGCATCCGGAATGGCGATCTCACCGGGAATGATTACCCTCGACGATATTCGCCGCGGCCGCATCGACCACGCGATCGCGCTTGCCGTTCCCCACCCCAGTGGTCTGGGACATAGTTGGCCAGCCAACCGTACCGATGGCACATCAACAGACCCGAACGCCCCCTACGAAGGCCAGCGACTGCGCCTACCGGCAAACCTCGATCTCGACAAGTACAACCTCACCCCTACCGGCCGCATGATCGCTGAAGCCGCACAAAAATACGGATTCATCGTTACTGACAACGCCGGTGCTGTCTCAGTCACTGCCGAATCCAGTCGAGTCGTCACTGCCCAAACAGGTAGAGATCCCTGGTCTGCTTATCTGGGCAGCGACGCCTGGTCCACGATGCGTGACTTCCCTTGGACAGAGCTAGAAGCACTGCCCATCAATTACGGGAAACGCTAA
- a CDS encoding serine O-acetyltransferase — protein sequence MAQQKTAAEPPQPLSADQPVHDPVRWCRAMLAADYPRNPYWTQRLTLFCLRAGRAWHRQPGLKAFLIRRVLQVLKFVWVEGFIGSEIPNQVWIGPGVRIPHALRGVMIHPSVTIGANVTLYHQTVLGVRDTREGPTLGDDIVVGAGAKILGPITVASGTSIGANAVLVSDTEPNTTWVGIPARPVTSRRDR from the coding sequence ATGGCACAACAAAAAACAGCCGCAGAGCCACCCCAACCTCTTTCTGCAGACCAACCCGTTCACGACCCGGTTCGGTGGTGTCGCGCGATGCTCGCCGCCGACTATCCCCGCAACCCGTACTGGACCCAACGCCTCACCCTTTTTTGCCTGCGAGCAGGACGAGCCTGGCATCGGCAGCCGGGGCTGAAAGCTTTCCTAATCCGTCGTGTGCTACAGGTCCTCAAATTTGTGTGGGTTGAAGGGTTTATCGGTTCTGAGATTCCGAACCAAGTGTGGATTGGGCCCGGCGTGCGCATCCCGCACGCTCTGCGCGGTGTGATGATTCACCCGAGCGTGACGATCGGCGCGAATGTCACGCTCTATCACCAAACTGTTCTTGGTGTTCGTGACACCAGAGAAGGCCCCACATTAGGGGACGACATTGTCGTCGGCGCTGGTGCGAAAATCCTTGGCCCCATCACAGTGGCATCTGGGACGAGTATTGGCGCCAACGCAGTTCTTGTGTCTGACACTGAACCGAATACCACGTGGGTGGGGATCCCCGCTCGCCCAGTTACCTCTCGCCGGGACCGGTGA